The genomic window AAAGGCGAAGCTGACGGCCAAAGTGCCGGCGAGGATCTGGACGATTCCCGCAGCCAGAACCCAGCCCCAGATATTCCGAACGCTATTCGTTTCGTCCGCCGGCGTGCCGGGAGTTCGGTCCCGTACGGTAACACTCATGATGTCCTTCTGTAGTTGCGTGCCGGTCTTCATCGCGAAATCCGCTCGGTTAGACTCGGGTGAGCATCAGCGGACAAAAAATGCGGTTTTGCCGTTCAACGAAGTCACTATCCCGAAACATCGAGGGAGTGCCGACAGCCAATCGGGGAGAGGTGGGTCGGGAAAAGTCGCAGAGTTGATGTCAGGAGAACGCGAAAGTGACGAGCCAGGGCCACCGTCAGGGCGGTTGGATAGAGGCAGGCCATGCGTAAAGTCGATCCACTCACTACAGTTGGGCGCGGGTGCCGATCCGGGCGTCCGGCCGCATTGCGACCCGCGACGACGCGGGGTCGGGATTTCCCTGACACAGTACGGCCGATTTCCCGATTCGCTTTCGACTTTTCCCCTGTCCGACGAACGCCGTACGACGGAGACAATAACCTGAATCCACAATCCGAACATGAGGCGGGACGTCCCTTGCGTCCGTCTCGCTCGCGGAGAGCTGATCATAGGAGACGGATGATGATCCGCGAAATCAGCAGGCAGGAATGCCTACAAGTGCTTTCCGGAACGCGATTGGCGCGACTGGCCTGTGCGCGCGAGAACCAGCCGTACATCGTTCCCGTCTACCTCGTCTACGACGAAGCCTCCGGGTATCTCTACGGCTACACCACCCCCGGACAGAAGGTCGAGTGGATGCGGGCCAATCCACTCGTCTGCGTCGAGGTGGACCTGGTCACGGCTTACGACCGGTGGGTCAGCATCATTGCGTTCGGCCGGTACGAAGAGTTGCCCGAGGGCCCGGGGAGCGACGACGCGATGCTCCGGGCTCCGGAACGCCCGCGGCAGACCGCCGAAGTCATGCCCGCCTTGTCCGCCGACCACGGCGAGAGCCGATTCGGGGACGGGACACGCGATGATGAGCGGGAACGGGCGTGGCAAATCCTGAGCACAAATCCTTTCTGGGGCGAGCCGGCCCTCGCCGCCTGGAAAGCCCGCGCCAACCGCGGCCCGGCCGAGCCGTTCGCTTCCGTCTACTACCGGATCCGGATCGACCGCGTCACGGGCCACGAGGCTATCCGGGATGCTGTGAATGCGATCTCCGACACCGGGCCTACCACCCCTGCCGTCCCTCCCGCCGCGAGCCGCGACGGGCAGCAAAACGCCATCTCGCGAGCATTCGGTGACAAATCGGATGCGGTCGGCCCGACCTCTTGAGCCGCAGACATCACTGGGGCAACGACGCACCGAGGGTTATCGAGAGCATGCTAACGGCTCGACGCCAGACAAACCAACAATCGCGCAAGTGCTGACCGCCTTCTACCCTCGACGTGAAGGCGGTTCTGGCTACGGAATCAACGTTTTTCACCCCCGGAGCGCGGGATGATGCCCCGCCCACTCGGAGTGTGTCGGACGTCGCCCGAATACAATAGACCTTGTCGGGCTGTTCGCGCGTTTCCATTCGTTTCGTCGGGCACGAGGAAATACTCGTGGCCGCCGGTTCGACCGTGATGCATGACGGCGGGAAACACGACCCCATGTCTTTAGACCAGGAATTACTGCACCCGCCCGGCGAATGGATCCAGGCCGCGCTGGCCGGCATTGGCGCCGCGACTATCGTCACCGACGCCCTCGGGCGGGTCCGTTTCATGAACTCGGTGGCCGAGTTCATGACCGGATGGTCGCAAGGCGAGACCAGGGGCCAACCCCTCGCGGTCGTCTTCAAGATCGAAAACGAGGCGACCCGCCTTTCGGTCACTGACCCGGTGGCCGATGTTCTCGTCGCCGGAACGGCCATCGCCCTGTCCGATCACACCGTCCTGATCGCCCGGAACGGGACCGAGTTGCGCATCGACCACGGGGCCGCCCCGGTCCGGGACGCCGCGGGCGCCGTCGTCGGGGCGGTCGTGATCTTCTGCGACGTCAGCGAACGCCAGCGGGCCGTGCAAGGGGTTGAGGACGCGCGGGCGTTCGCCGAGGGGATCGTCCAGACGGTCCGCGAACCTCTCGTGGTTCTCGACGCGGAGTTGCGGGTGAGGATCGCCAATCGGTCGTTTTACCAGACGTTCCGCGTGACCCCGTCGGAGACGGAGGGCGAGTTCTTCTTCGAACTCGGGAACCGCCAGTGGGACATCCCGCGGTTGCGGGAGTTGCTCGAGGAAATCCTCCCACGCGACAGCCACTTCGACGACTTCGCGGTGGAGTGCGAGTTCGAGGGC from Fimbriiglobus ruber includes these protein-coding regions:
- a CDS encoding pyridoxamine 5'-phosphate oxidase family protein, whose translation is MIREISRQECLQVLSGTRLARLACARENQPYIVPVYLVYDEASGYLYGYTTPGQKVEWMRANPLVCVEVDLVTAYDRWVSIIAFGRYEELPEGPGSDDAMLRAPERPRQTAEVMPALSADHGESRFGDGTRDDERERAWQILSTNPFWGEPALAAWKARANRGPAEPFASVYYRIRIDRVTGHEAIRDAVNAISDTGPTTPAVPPAASRDGQQNAISRAFGDKSDAVGPTS